A window of Ictidomys tridecemlineatus isolate mIctTri1 chromosome 15, mIctTri1.hap1, whole genome shotgun sequence contains these coding sequences:
- the LOC101972166 gene encoding cocaine esterase translates to MCLHRLPSWLILVAYGLLMLLIQGQGQDSVSPIRTTHTGQVRGSLVHVKGTNAEVHTFLGIPFAKPPVGPLRFSAPEPPEPWSGVRDGTSHPAMCLQNADALNLEALNLGSKTLPPIPMSEDCLYLSIYAPAHAHEGSNLPVMVWIHGGALVMGSGSMLDGSILAATENVLVVNIQYRLGVLGFFSTGDQHATGNWGFLDQVAALRWVQQNIAHFGGNPDRVIIFGQSAGGSSVSSHVVSPMSQGLFHGAIMESGVALLPGLISSSSKDVSTMVANLSACGQVESEALVSCLRGKSEQEMLAITKVFSIIPAVVDGAFLPRHPKEILASADFQPVPSIIGVNNDEYGWVLPLILGPPEIQKDIDRETARAVLQRISAQMTKFSAKCADLLMEEYMGDNEDPHTLRLQFQEMMADFMFVMPALQVALDQSSHAPVYFYEFQHQPTFIKYIRPPHVKSDHGDELVFVFGSFINGIRVWLTEKEKLLNRRMMKYWANFARNGNPNGEGLPHWPLLDKDQEYLQLNIQPAVGQALKAHRLQFWTKTLPQKIQELKEAEDKHTEH, encoded by the exons ATGTGCCTGCATCGACTTCCTTCCTGGCTCATCCTCGTGGCCTATGGGCTCCTGATGCTCCTCATCCAGGGCCAGG GCCAGGACTCAGTCAGCCCCATCCGGACCACCCACACCGGGCAGGTGCGGGGCAGCCTTGTCCACGTGAAGGGCACCAATGCTGAAGTCCACACCTTCCTGGGAATTCCCTTTGCCAAGCCACCTGTAGGACCACTGCGCTTTTCAGCCCCTGAGCCCCCTGAACCTTGGAGTGGTGTGAGGGATGGGACTTCCCACCCAGCCAT GTGTCTGCAAAATGCAGATGCATTGAATCTAGAGGCTCTGAACCTAGGGAGTAAAACCTTGCCTCCCATCCCCATGTCAGAGGACTGCCTGTACCTCAGCATCTACGCGCCTGCACATGCCCATGAGGGCTCTAACCTGCCT GTGATGGTCTGGATCCATGGTGGTGCCTTGGTGATGGGCTCAGGTTCCATGCTTGATGGTTCTATTTTGGCAGCCACTGAAAATGTACTGGTGGTCAATATCCAGTACCGCCTGGGAGTTCTGGGCTTCTTCAG CACTGGAGACCAGCATGCCACTGGCAACTGGGGCTTCTTGGACCAAGTGGCCGCCCTACGCTGGGTCCAGCAGAATATCGCCCACTTTGGAGGCAACCCAGATCGGGTCATCATTTTTGGCCAGTCTGCAGGTGGCAGTAGTGTGTCCTCACATGTGGTGTCTCCAATGTCCCAAGGACTCTTCCATGGTGCCATCATGGAGAGTGGGGTGGCCCTGCTGCCTGGCCTCATCAGCAGCTCATCTAAGGATGTATCCACA ATGGTGGCCAACCTGTCTGCCTGTGGGCAAGTAGAGTCAGAGGCCCTGGTGAGCTGCCTACGGGGCAAGAGTGAACAGGAAATGCTGGCTATTACCAAG GTTTTCAGTATCATTCCTGCTGTGGTGGATGGGGCCTTCCTACCCAGGCACCCCAAGGAAATTCTGGCCTCTGCTGATTTTCAACCTGTTCCGAGCATCATTGGTGTCAACAATGATGAGTATGGCTGGGTCCTTCCCTTG ATCTTGGGCCCCCCTGAAATCCAGAAAGACATAGACAGAGAGACTGCACGAGCTGTTCTGCAGAGAATATCAGCACAGATG ACCAAGTTCTCTGCCAAATGTGCTGACCTGTTGATGGAGGAGTACATGGGAGACAACGAGGACCCCCACACCCTCCGACTCCAGTTCCAGGAGATGATGGCAGACTTCATGTTTGTGATGCCTGCACTCCAAGTAGCACTTGATCAGA GTTCCCATGCTCCTGTCTACTTCTATGAGTTCCAGCATCAGCCCACCTTCATTAAGTACATAAGGCCTCCACATGTGAAGTCTGACCATGGTGATGagttagtctttgtctttggaTCCTTCATTAATGGCATCAGAG TTTGGCTCACTGAGAAGGAGAAGCTGCTGAACAGGAGGATGATGAAGTACTGGGCCAACTTTGCTCGAAATGG GAACCCCAACGGAGAGGGCCTACCCCACTGGCCACTGTTGGACAAGGACCAGGAGTACCTGCAGCTGAACATCCAGCCTGCTGTGGGCCAGGCCCTGAAGGCACACAGGCTTCAGTTCTGGAccaagaccctgcctcagaagATCCAGGAGCTAAAGGAGGCTGAGGACAAGCACACAGAACACTAG